ATCGGCATGCCGGAGGGGCGCATCCCGCTCGCCGAGGCGGTCGTCTACCTTGCGACCGCACCGAAGTCGAACGCGTCCCACCTCGCGATCGACAAGGCGATCGCCGACGTGCGGGCCGGAAAGATCGGCCGGGTGCCGAAACCTCTGCGGGACGCCCACTATCCGGGCGCGAAACGGCTCGGCCACGGCAAGGGCTACAAGTACCCGCACGACGCCGACCTCGGTGTGGTGACCCAGCAGTACCTGCCCGACGAGCTGAAGAGCACAGAGTACTACCGTCCGACGGAGCACGGCAACGAGCGGGACGTCGCGGCGCGGCTGGAGAAGATCCGCAGGATCACGCGCGGCTGAGCCACTCCCGGCTGCTCTGCTGTGGTAATCTTCTCAAGGCCTACTTCTGGGTGTCTTTAGCGCGGCTGCGAGAGACCCCCACCTCAGGAAAAGCGCGTTCTGTAGCCGAAGCGCCTGGTCCATCCCTCGATTTCCCCGGGCATCCATGTGCCCGAGGGTCAACAACTCAACCGTATTTACTTTTTGAAGGATGTTTGTGTCTACCAAGTCACGTACCCGCAGCAAGACCCGCCTTTCCCGGGCCCTCGGCATTCCGCTGACCCCGAAGGCCGCCAAGTACCTCGAGAAGCGTCCCTACGCTCCGGGTGAGCACGGCCGCACCAAGCGCAAGACCGACTCCGACTACGCGGTGCGTCTTCGCGAGAAGCAGCGCCTGCGCGCCCAGTACGGCATCCGCGAGGCCCAGCTGAAGATCGTCTTCCAGGAAGCCCGTCGCCAGGGTGGCCTGACCGGTGAGAACCTGGTCGAGCTGCTCGAGATGCGTCTCGACGCGCTCGTGCTCCGTGCCGGCTTCGCCCGCACCACGGCCCAGGCCCGCCAGCTGATCGTGCACCGCCACATCCTGGTCGACGGCGCCCGCGTGGACCGCCCGTCGTTCCGCGTCAAGCCCGGCCAGATGATCCACGTGCACGCCCGCTCGGAGGCCCTGCCCCCGTTCCAGGTCGCCGCAGCCGGTGGCCACGTCGACGTGCTGCCCAAGGTTCCGGGCTACCTGTCGGTCGAGATCGACAAGCTGCAGGCGCGCCTCGAGCGTCGCCCGAAGCGCGCAGAGGTCCCCGTGACCTGTGAAGTGCAGCTCGTCGTCGAGTACTACGCGGCCCGCTAGGCCCCGCTGTCATAACAGCTACGCTGAGGGCGGTCCACTTCCGAGTGGGCCGCCCTTTCGTGTTCCTCAAGTTGTAAGGAGTCGCCCATGTCGGGTGGAGACATCGCCGGGTTGATCGCTGCGGGAGTGTTCGCGGTACTGGTCGTGTTCCTCGCACTTCCCCTGATCAAGCTGGGCAAGGTCTTCGACGAGACCACCCTCGCGATCCGGGACGTCAGCAAGGGGATCACCCCGATCCTCGAGGAGACCACCGTCACCGTGCAGGAGGCGAACAAGCAACTCGCCCGTGTCGACTCGATCACCTCGAACGTCGCGGAGGTGACCGGCAACGTCAATTCGCTGGTCGCCCTCTTCGCCGCCTCCATCGGCGGCCCGCTGATCAAGATCGCTGGCTTCAGTGCGGCGGTGCGCGCGGCGATCCGGGGCGGTCGTGACGTGGCCGCCGACTCCTCCTCAGCCTCCTCCTCCACAGGAAGGACTTCGACGAAGAAGTCCACCGGAAGACGTGCCCGCAAATCGGATTACTGAGAGCCACTAAACTGGCCACAGCTTAAAATCGAACCCTCACGAAGGAGCCCGCCTTGAAGAAAGTCCTGTGGTTTGCAGCCGGAATCGCCGTCGGCGTGGTCGCTGCCCACCAGCTCAACCAGACGGCCCAGGGCAAGAAGTTCTTCGCCGAACTCGATGCGAAGATCAAAGACTTCTCCGGGGCCCTTTCGGATGGGTACCACGAGCGCGAGAACGAGCTGCGTGCCGCCATCGGCGACGCGGGAGACGCCGTGAAGAAGGCTGCACAGAAGTAGTGCAGACCGCAGACATCCGCCGTCGCTGGCTCGAGTTCTTCGGCGACCGCGGCCACACCGTCGTTCCCTCGGCCTCCCTGGTGAGCGACGACCCCACGCTGCTGTTCACCGTCGCAGGCATGGTGCCGTTCATCCCCTACATGTCGGGCCTGGTGCCGGCGCCGTTCCCGCGGGCGACGAGCGTGCAGAAGTGCATTCGTACCCTCGACATCGAAGAGGTCGGCAAGACCACCCGGCACGGCACGTTCTTCCAGATGAACGGCAACTTCTCGTTCGGCGACTACTTCAAAGAGACCGCCATCGAATATGCCTGGGAGCTCCTGACCACGAGTGAGGCCGACGGCGGGCTCGGCTTCGCCGAGAAAGACCTCTGGGTCACCGTCTACGAAGACGACGACGAAGCCATCGGCATGTGGAAGAAGACGGCGGGTCTTCCCGACCACCGTATCCAGCGACTCGGCAAAGAAGACAACTACTGGTCCACCGGCCAGCCGGGACCTGCGGGGCCCTGCTCGGAGATCTACTTCGACCGCGGACCCGCGTACGGCGCCGAAGGTGGCCCGATCGCCGACGAGAACCGCTACATCGAGATCTGGAACCTCGTGTTCATGCAGTACCTGATCGGGAATGTGAAGTCGAAGGTCGACTTCGACATCCTCGGCGAACTGCCGCGCAAGAACATCGACACCGGCATGGGCCTCGAACGTGTGGCGTTCATCAAGCAGAACGTCGAGAACCTCTACGAGATCGACCAGGTGCGCCCGGTGCTCGACCGGGCATCCGAACTCTCCGGTCGCCGCTACGGTGCCGACCATGAAGACGACGTGCGCATGCGCGTCGTCGCCGACCACGTGCGTTCCGCACTGATGCTGATGTCCGACGGCGTCACGCCCTCGAACGAGGGCCGCGGCTACGTGCTCCGGCGGCTGCTTCGCCGCACCGTCCGCAGCATGCGCCTGCTCGGGGTCGACCGCTCCACCTTCCCCGAGCTCTTCCCGGCCTCGCGTGACGCGATGGCCACGGCCTACCCGGAGGTCTCCGCCGACTACGAGCGCATCTCACGTACGGCCTACGCCGAGGAGGAAGCATTCCTCCGTACCCTCAGCGGAGGAACGACGATCCTCGACCTCGCGGTGCTGAAGACGAAGGAGCAGGGTGCCCCGGCCCTCGCGGGTGACACCGCCTTCCAGCTGCACGACACCTACGGCTTCCCGATCGACCTGACCGTCGAGATCGCCGAGGAGGCCGGCCTCGCCGTCGACCGCGGCGCGTTCGAACGCCTGATGACGGAGCAGAAGCAGCGCGCCAAAGCGGATGCGAAGTCGAAGAAGCTCGGCAACGCCGACCTCAGTGCCTTCGCCGCCTTCCGCGCCCAGGGCGAGACCGTCTTCACCGGCTACACCGAACTCGAGACCGAGTCCCGCGTGCTCGGCCTGATCATCGACTCCCAGTCGGTCAACACCGCCGTCTCGGGCGAACTCGTCGAGGTGATCCTTGCCGAGACCAGCCTGTACGCCGAGTCCGGCGGCCAGGAGGCCGACTCCGGCACGATCGTCGGCGACGGCTTCGTGCTCGAAGTGCTCGACGTGCAGAAACCCGTCAAGGGCCTGGTCAGCCACCGCTCCCGGGTGACGAGCGGGCAGGTCGCTGTCGGCGACGCCGCCCGCAGTGTCGTCGCCAGCGACTGGCGGAAGGGCGCCACCCAGGCGCACTCTGCGACGCACATCGTGCACGCGGCCCTCCGCGAGATCCTCGGCAGCACGGCTCACCAGTCGGGGTCGTACAACAAGGCCGGGTACCTGCGCCTCGACTTCACCTGGAGCCAGCCGCTCTCGACCGAGACGAAGTCCGAGATCGAGGAGATCTCGAACACCGCGGTGCGGGCCGACTTCGAGGTGCTCACCCGCGAAATGGCTGTCGATGACGCGAAGGCGCTCGGTGCCATGGCCCTGTTCGGCGAGAAGTACGGCGACGTCGTCCGCATGGTGGAGATCGGCGGCCCGTGGTCGCGCGAACTCTGCGGCGGCACGCACGTCGTGCACACGTCGGAGATCGGTCTGATCAACCTGCTGGGCGAATCGTCGATCGGCTCGACCAACAGGCGCGTGGAGTCCCTCGTGGGGGCGGACGCCTTCCGCGAGTTCGCCACCGAGCGAGCGATCGTGTCCCAGTTGACCTCGTCGCTGAAGGCTCCGCGCGACGAGCTCACGAACCGCATCGCCGACCTCGTCGCCAACCTCAGGACGGCCGAGAAGAAGATCGCCGCCTACGAGACGAGTGCGCTGTCGTCCCGGGTCCCTGCCCTGGTGGAATCCGCTGAGCGGTTCGGCGGAGTCTCCGTCGTGACGGCGAACGTGGGCGAGCTCCGCTCGAGCGACGACCTCCGGATGCTCGTCACCAGCGTTCGCGAGAGGCTCGGCAGCGGGCCCGCCGTGGTGGCGCTGGCAGCCTCGGTCGCCGACAAGCCGGTGGTCATCGCAGCCACGAACGACGCCGCGCGGGCAGAGTCCCTGCGCGCCGGCGGCCTGGTGAAGATCGCCTCCTCCGTGCTCGGGGGCGGCGGCGGCGGCAAAGACGACCTGGCACAGGGCGGTGGAACGAAGGTCTCGGCCATCGACGATGCCCTGCTGGCCATCCGGTCGGCTGTGGGCGACGGGCGAGCGTGAGTCTGTCCGCCCTCGCGCCGACACGCCCTGCCTCATGAGGCAGGGCGTGCGACTCGGCATCGACGTCGGGAAGGCCAGGGTCGGTGTGGCGCGCTCCGACCTGCACGGCATCCTCGCCACGCCGGTGGAGACCGTCGCCCGCGCCCACACGGGCGAGGCCGATGTCGAACGCATCCTGGCGATCGCCGCGGAGGTCGGCGCCACGGAGTTCGTCGTCGGTCTGCCGCTGTCGATGTCGGGCGGCAGCACTCAGTCGACGGAGGATGCGAATTCGTTCGCCCTGCGACTCGCCCGCGCGGGCGAGCATCCGGTGCGCATGATCGACGAACGCCTGACAACGGTGTCCGCCCAGGCCGCCCTTCACCGAACAGGACGGGACACCAGGAACTCGCGTCCAGTGATTGACCAAGTAGCCGCCGTTATACTTCTGCAACACGCCCTCGACGTCGAGCGCTCCATGGGTAAACCCCCTGGGCTCCCGGTCGACCCGAACCAAGGATCACACCGTGACTGACCCCCAGCCACCCGAAAACCACCCCTTTGCCGAGTTCTTCCGCGAATCGCCCCCGAGCGACAGCCGACGAGCCGCGCGCCGCGAGCAGCACACCGCACGGTCGGGCCGCTCGGGCGGCCCTCGCAGACGCGGGCCTGTCCGTGTCATCGTGACGGTCGTCGTCGCCCTGGTCCTGGTCGGCGGACTCGCGACTGCCGCGACCGCGGTCATCCCCCCGCTCCTGCCGGGAATCGAGAAGGTGTTCGGCTCGAAGGACACCGGCGCCGACTATTCCGGTACCGGCACCGGGGAGAAGGTCGACTTCGTCATCAACGACGGTGACGTCGGTGAGATCATCGGAGACAATCTCGAGAGCCAGGGCATCGTCAAGTCCTCCGCGGCGTTCTACAACCTGCTGCTCACCCAGCCGAACCTCGTCTTCCAGCCGGGAACCTACACGCTGTCGAAGGAGATGAGTGCGCAGTCCGCTCTCACCGCCCTCGAAGACCCGGCCAACCATGTCACCGTGCAGGTGGTCATCCCTGAGGGCACTCTCGCGGCCGACGTGCTCACGACGCTCTCCACCGACACGGGTGTTCCCCTCACCGACCTGCAGGCCGAAGCGGCCAACTTCACCCAGTTCGGCATCGATGCCTCCGCACCGAACATCGAGGGCTACCTCTTCCCCGCGACCTACACCTTCGAGCCGAACACCTCGGCGAAGGCGCTGCTCCAGACCATGGTCGACCGCACCTTTCAGTCCCTCGACACGGCCGGTGTGCCTGCCGCCGACCGGGAGAGGATCCTGACGCTCGCCTCCGTCGTGCAGAAAGAGGCTCGCCTGACGCCGGACTTCTACAAGGTGGCCCGGGTGTTCACGAACCGCATTGCCGACGACATGCCCCTGCAGTCCGACGCGACGGTCGCCTACGGCACCGGCGAGAAGCGAGTCGACACGACGGATGCCGAACGGAACGACGAGTCGAATCCGTACAACACCTACGCCCGCACCGGGCTCCCGGCCGGACCGATCTCGAACCCCGGCGACACGGCCATCGACGCGGCCATGCACCCGGCGGACGGCACCTGGCTCTACTTCGTGACGATCAACCTCGACACCGGCGAGACCGTCTTCTCGACCTCCTACGACGACCACCTGAAGGCCGTCGATCAGTACCAGGCCTGGTCGGCGGCCAACCCCGGCGCCGGGGGATGACCGGCGGCGGGGCTCCCGGGGCGTCGCGACCGCAGCTCGCGGTGCTCGGGTCGCCGATCGCGCACTCGCAGTCGCCCGCCCTGCACTCCGCGGCCTACCGCGTGCTGGGTTTTGACGCGGACTACGGTTCCGTCGAGGTGACGTCGGGCGGGCTCCGCGCCTTCGTCGACGGTCTCTCCGGAGACTGGCGCGGCCTCTCCTTGACGATGCCGCTGAAGGAAGAGGTGCTGCCGCTCCTTGCCACGGCAGACCGGATGGCGACTCTCACCGGAGCCGCGAACACGGTGCTGTTCGAGGAGCGGGCCGGGAATCGTCGTCTCCAGGGATTCAACACCGACGTTGCCGGCATCGTCGGGGCACTGGCGAGTGTCGGCGTGTCCCGGGCCCGCAAGGTGCTCGTGCTCGGTGCGGGCGCGACGGCGCGCTCCGCGATCGTTGCCGCCGCGCAGCTCGGTGCCGAACACGTGACCGTTGCGGCCCGGAACCCCGGGCGGGCATCCACCGCTGTCGCGGTCGGCCGGTCGGCGGGGCTGGCGGTGACGGTCATCCGGATGCCCGAGGCACTCGGCCGCGTCGACGCCGACGTCACCATCAGCACTCTGCCCGGGGGCACGTTGACGGCCGACGACGTCGCCCGCGTCTCACCGGCACCCGGCGCGGTGCTGCTCGACGTCGCCTATGCGCCGTGGCCGAGCCTCCTCGGAACGGCCTGGGCGGCAGGCGCGCACAAAGGCTCCGGCGTCGTCGTCTCCGGCCTGCTGATGCTGGTGCACCAGGCCCTCATGCAGGTGCGGGTGTTCGTCAACCGCGACCCGGCGGTCGAACTGCCGGGCGAACCCGACGTCCTGGCCGCGATGCTCGACGCCGTCGGACTGGAGGCGTGACGCACGACGCGGCACCCGTCCATCCTGTGGGAGGATTTCAAGCATGCTCCGTTGGCTCACAGCCGGCGAATCCCACGGCCCCGAACTCATCGCCATCCTTGAGGGCCTGCCGTCTGGAATCCCGGTTTCCGTAGAAAACATCCAAACCGATCTCGCGCGCCGCAAACTCGGCTACGGCCGGGGTGCGCGCATGAAGTTCGAACAGGACGAGGTGTCGCTCTCCGGTGGCATCGTGCACGGGTTCACGCTCGGCAGCCCCGTCGCGATCCGCGTCGGCAACACCGAATGGCCGAAGTGGACAGAGGTCATGGGAGCAGCACCCGTCGAGGGCGACGCGAAGACGACGGGCCGCGGCGCCCCGCTCACCCGGCCCCGCCCGGGTCACGCTGATCTCGTGGGCATGCAGAAGTACGGTTTCGACGAGGCCCGCCCGATCCTCGAGCGCGCGAGCGCCCGGGAGACCGCCGCCCGCGTCGCGCTCGGCGCTGTCGCACGGAACTTCCTGGCCGAACTCGGAATCACGCTCGTCAGCCACACGCTCTCCATCGGGCCGGTCCGGGTGCCCGAGGGGTCCCCTCTGCCGCGACCGAGCGATGTCGACACGCTCGACGCCGATCCTCTCCGCTGCTTCGACCCTGCGACGTCAGCCCTGATGGTGGCTGAGGTCGACGACGCCCACAAGGAGGGCGACACGCTCGGCGGCGTCGTCGAGGTGCTCGCCTACGGCCTGCCGCCGGGGCTCGGATCGCACGTGCACTGGGACCGGCGCCTCGACTCGCAGCTCGCCGCAGCGCTGATGGGCATCCAGGCGATCAAGGGTGTCGAGGTGGGCGACGGGTTCCTCACAACGACCCGCCGTGGGTCCAGGGCCCACGACGAACTCTTCGAGGTCGACGGTGAGATCGGGCGCTCGAGCGACCGGGCGGGCGGCACCGAGGGCGGCATGAGCACCGGCACAGTACTGCGCGTACGCGCCGGCATGAAGCCGATCGCCACCGTTCCGCATTCGCTTCGCACGGTGGATGTCCAGACCGGCGGTGCGGCGGCAGCGAACCACCAGCGCTCCGACGTCTGCGCCGTTCCCGCAGCGGGCGTCGTCGCCGAGGCGATGGTGGCGCTCGTGCTCGCGAATGCGGTCCAGGAGAAGTTCGGCGGCGACTCGGTGCGCGAGACGAAACGGAAC
Above is a genomic segment from Subtercola boreus containing:
- the alaS gene encoding alanine--tRNA ligase, coding for MQTADIRRRWLEFFGDRGHTVVPSASLVSDDPTLLFTVAGMVPFIPYMSGLVPAPFPRATSVQKCIRTLDIEEVGKTTRHGTFFQMNGNFSFGDYFKETAIEYAWELLTTSEADGGLGFAEKDLWVTVYEDDDEAIGMWKKTAGLPDHRIQRLGKEDNYWSTGQPGPAGPCSEIYFDRGPAYGAEGGPIADENRYIEIWNLVFMQYLIGNVKSKVDFDILGELPRKNIDTGMGLERVAFIKQNVENLYEIDQVRPVLDRASELSGRRYGADHEDDVRMRVVADHVRSALMLMSDGVTPSNEGRGYVLRRLLRRTVRSMRLLGVDRSTFPELFPASRDAMATAYPEVSADYERISRTAYAEEEAFLRTLSGGTTILDLAVLKTKEQGAPALAGDTAFQLHDTYGFPIDLTVEIAEEAGLAVDRGAFERLMTEQKQRAKADAKSKKLGNADLSAFAAFRAQGETVFTGYTELETESRVLGLIIDSQSVNTAVSGELVEVILAETSLYAESGGQEADSGTIVGDGFVLEVLDVQKPVKGLVSHRSRVTSGQVAVGDAARSVVASDWRKGATQAHSATHIVHAALREILGSTAHQSGSYNKAGYLRLDFTWSQPLSTETKSEIEEISNTAVRADFEVLTREMAVDDAKALGAMALFGEKYGDVVRMVEIGGPWSRELCGGTHVVHTSEIGLINLLGESSIGSTNRRVESLVGADAFREFATERAIVSQLTSSLKAPRDELTNRIADLVANLRTAEKKIAAYETSALSSRVPALVESAERFGGVSVVTANVGELRSSDDLRMLVTSVRERLGSGPAVVALAASVADKPVVIAATNDAARAESLRAGGLVKIASSVLGGGGGGKDDLAQGGGTKVSAIDDALLAIRSAVGDGRA
- the rpsD gene encoding 30S ribosomal protein S4; protein product: MFVSTKSRTRSKTRLSRALGIPLTPKAAKYLEKRPYAPGEHGRTKRKTDSDYAVRLREKQRLRAQYGIREAQLKIVFQEARRQGGLTGENLVELLEMRLDALVLRAGFARTTAQARQLIVHRHILVDGARVDRPSFRVKPGQMIHVHARSEALPPFQVAAAGGHVDVLPKVPGYLSVEIDKLQARLERRPKRAEVPVTCEVQLVVEYYAAR
- a CDS encoding shikimate dehydrogenase family protein is translated as MTGGGAPGASRPQLAVLGSPIAHSQSPALHSAAYRVLGFDADYGSVEVTSGGLRAFVDGLSGDWRGLSLTMPLKEEVLPLLATADRMATLTGAANTVLFEERAGNRRLQGFNTDVAGIVGALASVGVSRARKVLVLGAGATARSAIVAAAQLGAEHVTVAARNPGRASTAVAVGRSAGLAVTVIRMPEALGRVDADVTISTLPGGTLTADDVARVSPAPGAVLLDVAYAPWPSLLGTAWAAGAHKGSGVVVSGLLMLVHQALMQVRVFVNRDPAVELPGEPDVLAAMLDAVGLEA
- the mltG gene encoding endolytic transglycosylase MltG, producing MTDPQPPENHPFAEFFRESPPSDSRRAARREQHTARSGRSGGPRRRGPVRVIVTVVVALVLVGGLATAATAVIPPLLPGIEKVFGSKDTGADYSGTGTGEKVDFVINDGDVGEIIGDNLESQGIVKSSAAFYNLLLTQPNLVFQPGTYTLSKEMSAQSALTALEDPANHVTVQVVIPEGTLAADVLTTLSTDTGVPLTDLQAEAANFTQFGIDASAPNIEGYLFPATYTFEPNTSAKALLQTMVDRTFQSLDTAGVPAADRERILTLASVVQKEARLTPDFYKVARVFTNRIADDMPLQSDATVAYGTGEKRVDTTDAERNDESNPYNTYARTGLPAGPISNPGDTAIDAAMHPADGTWLYFVTINLDTGETVFSTSYDDHLKAVDQYQAWSAANPGAGG
- a CDS encoding DUF948 domain-containing protein; translated protein: MSGGDIAGLIAAGVFAVLVVFLALPLIKLGKVFDETTLAIRDVSKGITPILEETTVTVQEANKQLARVDSITSNVAEVTGNVNSLVALFAASIGGPLIKIAGFSAAVRAAIRGGRDVAADSSSASSSTGRTSTKKSTGRRARKSDY
- the ruvX gene encoding Holliday junction resolvase RuvX — translated: MRQGVRLGIDVGKARVGVARSDLHGILATPVETVARAHTGEADVERILAIAAEVGATEFVVGLPLSMSGGSTQSTEDANSFALRLARAGEHPVRMIDERLTTVSAQAALHRTGRDTRNSRPVIDQVAAVILLQHALDVERSMGKPPGLPVDPNQGSHRD
- the aroC gene encoding chorismate synthase — encoded protein: MLRWLTAGESHGPELIAILEGLPSGIPVSVENIQTDLARRKLGYGRGARMKFEQDEVSLSGGIVHGFTLGSPVAIRVGNTEWPKWTEVMGAAPVEGDAKTTGRGAPLTRPRPGHADLVGMQKYGFDEARPILERASARETAARVALGAVARNFLAELGITLVSHTLSIGPVRVPEGSPLPRPSDVDTLDADPLRCFDPATSALMVAEVDDAHKEGDTLGGVVEVLAYGLPPGLGSHVHWDRRLDSQLAAALMGIQAIKGVEVGDGFLTTTRRGSRAHDELFEVDGEIGRSSDRAGGTEGGMSTGTVLRVRAGMKPIATVPHSLRTVDVQTGGAAAANHQRSDVCAVPAAGVVAEAMVALVLANAVQEKFGGDSVRETKRNLDSYLAAIPASLRSGHETVQAPERDDEAPGERSDGTSAAPVREGFDAGTSGDGRTPGDSPAPGDSPAPGDSAAPGDTPGIR